Part of the Paenibacillus sp. FSL R7-0273 genome is shown below.
CTAATAGCAGGTATACCCGCCCGGCCAGCCGGATGTCCGTACAAATACACCTGCGGCGAGTACAATCACACCTCGTTTTGTAAGCGCTATCAACCTAAGATGGAGGGGAAGTCCATTTTTGCTTAGAGGGGGCGCATTTATGAAACGCTTCAGGTCACTGGTAGCTGGGCTGCTGGTGCTGCTGCTTATGCTGCCGGAGCTGTCTGTTTTTGGTGCGGGCGGGAGTCCGGCGGAAGCGGCAGGGGTCGGTGGAACAGGGGCAGGGCAGATTCCAACAGGCACAGTCCTGATCAGGAACAAGTGGAAAAGCAACTATCTGTATGAGACAAGCGAAGGAGTTGTAAGTTACGGGATGACCAATCCGGCAGATACGTCTGCGCACTGGAAGGTGGAAACATCGGAAGGTGTATCAAGGATCAAAAATGTCAAAACAGGCCACTACATCACGCTCGCCGGTAACGCCGGCAAAGAGGATTCCTTAAAAGCAGCAGCTAGTGCGGGTGAAGGGAGCGCATCCGAGCAGTGGCTGATTGATCTGTCGAACCGAAGCGGGTATATGGTCATCCGCAGTGCAACTGTGCCCGAAGGCAGGCTGGTCATCCATCAGGAAAATCAGCTCGGCTATGCCCAGGTCAGCTCGGACATTAATGTGACCTTTGAAAGCCCGCAGTGGGCTTTTATCGATCTGGGCGCAGCGCCTGCGGTGCGGCTGGAGAGCCGGATGCGTCCCGGTCAGGTGATGTATGAAGCAGAAGGCAAGGTACTCTATGGCAGAGCAGCGCTGGGCAATGAGGCCGCGCAGTGGTTTCTGGAGCCGGGGGAGGCTGCGGGGACAATAACGATCCGCAACCGTGCGACCGGACATTATATCAAGCAGAATACGGAGCACTGGTCCGGTGTTGCAGCGGAGGCTATTGATCCGGCTGACAAAGGGCTGAGCGAATGGTTCCAGGAAGCAGCCCTGGGCGATGACGGGGCAGGCTACATCACTCTGCGCAATCACGGACTGACCGACGGAGGCAAAGAGCTGTGGCTGAATCCGCAGTACGGCGATGATAACAATGTGCGCTCTAACAACTGGCCGGGCTGGGCAGGCAATCACAGTGCGCAGTGGATGATCGTGCCGGTTACAGAGCTGCAGCCTGTGCGGATAGCGGCGTATACCGATGCGCAGACGGCGGCGGATTACCTCTATGAAGCTTCCGGCGGAGCGTTAGCGCATGGGGCGGTTGCACCGGAGGCGGCAAATGAGAACAGCTATTTATGGTATGTCGAGGATTATGACGGCCATAAACGGCTGCGCAACGCGTCGAGCGGTCATTACCTGTCTTACACCGGGGATACGGTAAAAGCACTGGCGCTCAGCGGCAGCCAGCCGTCCGACCGGTGGATATTCAATGAATCGGATGATTATGACGATTATCAGACGGTTGAAAATGTGCAGAGCCCAGGCGTCTATCTGGCGATGCTGGCAGGCGGCGGAGCCGGTGCCGGAACGGATGCGGGTACACTTGCGGCGCAGTGGCAGCTGCTTGACCCGGGCACTCCGACCGATAACACTGAGCATTATTACAGGATTCAGAACGGCTGGCAGTCCTTTTACTGGTACGAGAGCAAGGAAGGGCTGCTGAAATACGGCAATATGCAGGAGGATGGCTCTGACCAGTGGCTGGTGGAGAAATATAACGGGCGCAAGCTGTTCAAGAACCGCAAAACCGGCCACTACATCAATATAGCGCAGATGCCGGACGGGCATATTCAGGTGAGCCCGCTGGCGGACAAAGTCCATGTGGATCAGGCTTACATCTGGACCGGAAAAAATACAGGTGACAGCACCTACGTTATATCCAATGTCATCGATAAGGAGCCGGGCAAACGTCCTGAAAAATATATTTCCCTGCAAAACCTGACTAAATATGCCGAGTATGGCGTTATTAATCCGGATTGGGGCAGCCCGAAGTGGAGATTCGTTCCGGTAACGGAGAAGAAGCAGGAGCTGTTCCGCTTCCGGCTTAACAGTGTGAACGGGGAGGAGCAGTATTTGCAGGATGGTCCTGTACCGGCTGCACAGGAGAATGGACGGAAGCTGGCGGAAGGCGGGGTTTCGGTTACGGAGGAGGTGTATGGTCAGCATTCCGGACTAGAGGTGCAGATTGCAGATTCTTGTGAAAAGAGTGCACCGGCCGCTGGGATAGGAAATGAATCCGTAGGGTGGACAACACAGCTGGAACCTGCTGAGGAGCAGGCGGGTTTGCACTCGGGAGCGGCCGTTACCCCTGCTGCTGTCACTGACATGACGGTCGGCCAGGCGACATACGGTACGCTTGACCCGGAGGATGACAGCTTTGTATGGCAGCTGCAGGAAATCCCGGGTACCAACGGGGCCGTGAAGATTAAGAACAGGGGGACGGGCAGATATCTCTCGCTGCAAAATTTCGGTGAGGCGATTGAGCAGGAGTCACCGGACCTGGCTGTTCCTACTGAGCAGACGGTCTATGATGTCTGGGCCAGCATCCGGTGGGTGGTAGATATGCAGCTATCAGGTGTTTCTACTATTAAAAGCGCCTGGGCCGGCCATTATCTGTACGGTGCAGCCGGTGCAGACGGAGAACCGGTCATCCGCATCAGTAAAGCGGCAGATGCCTCCGCTATGGACAGCTCACAGTTCACCGCCGAAGCGGTAACAGAAGCTCCACCTGCGGTTCCGGCATATCCGCTCAGATTCAAGAACGCGCAGACCGGCGACTACCTCTATGAAAATGAGCATGGTGTAGTCCTCTACGGCCAGCCTGCAGCGGATAACGGCTACTCGCACTGGACGATTTCAGGGGGAACGGACGGTCAATTGATTGTTAACCGGGCTACCGGCCATTACCTGACGCTGACCGGGGATTATTCATTCCTGGAGGGCGGCGCTGAGCCGGATACGCACGGTGCTTCAGTCTGGAAAGTAAGCCTCGCTGCAGATTACCGCAATTACCTGATCCGCAGTTTATACGGGGAATATGACGATGAACTGATTAATCTGAGTCATAAAACCGGCTATGCCGAGCGCGGCCTGCTGCTGGATAGCGAGGCATCCGCGCACTGGGCGCTGGAAGCAGCACCGGCCGAATTCAACAGACCGGCTGGTGAGGCGAGGAACAGTGATACCTCTACACCGGCGCAAAATGATACCAACATTGTGATAATCGCGCCGCAATCACCGGCTGGGAAAGTACTGGCTGAGAGGGATGGCCAGCCGGTTTATGCAGACAGCAAGGACTTGACTGCTAAGGCTGAGTGGCTGGTGCAGGATGTTAACGGCCGCAAAAGGATTAAAAATGTGCAGACCGGACACTATCTCTCACTTGATGAAAAAGGAGCGCCTGAGCTGACTTCCGGCGGAGGGGAGGCCTCGCAGTGGGTTGTGGAGGAGAAGCTTGGCCTTATGCAGATCAGCAGCGCAGACCGTAGCGCAGTGTTCGCTGTGGACGGCAATAAGCAATGGGGCTTTGTGCCGGTGCCTAAGAATATTGTGTATCCAGGCAAGGATGCCTTCCATGGCACCGGACTGCTGCGTTTTGCTGTAAATGCGGAGCAGGCCGGAGAGTACAGTGCGGTACTCCACTATAAAAATGCAGCTTCTGCAGGAGCTGCACTGGATGTAACGGTGAACGGGCTCCCGCAGGGTACAGCTGCGTTGACATCTGGCAGCGGTAACTGGCACGAGATACCTGTGAAGCTGGCGCTGAGAGCGGGTATGAATACCGTTACGATCAGCAGCGGCGATGGTGACTGGAGTAAGGTAACCGTTGACAGTCTCACCGTCAAGGACAGTGTGGCCAAAGCCTATCGCGGGGCTACAGTTCCTTATATAAGCTATGAGGCAGAGGATGCAGCTACGAACGGTGAGCTTATAGGTCCATCCCGCAAGTACCGCAGTGTAGCCTCGGAAGCCTCCGGGCGGCAGGCGGTAGTGCTTAAGGATACCGGAGATTATGTCGAGTTCGCCCTTGCTGAGGCAGCGAATTCCATCGTGCTCCGTTATTCCATCCCGGACAGTCCGGACGGTGCAGGGGCTGAGGAGACGCTGACGCTGGTGGTGAACGGCAAACGGCAGCAGCTGAGCCTGACCTCCAAATATGCCTGGGAATACGGCAGCTATCCGTGGTCGAATGATCCAAGGCAGGGCAGCGGGCACCGCTTTTTTGACGAAATTCATGCCCTGATCGGTGATGCTCCGGCGGGGGCTGTGATCCGTCTGGAGAAAAGTGCGCAGGATCAGGCAGCCTCTTATGTGATCGATCTGGCAGAGCTGGAGCAGGTTGCCCCTGCACTGGAGATGCCGGCAGGGTATCTGCCAGTGACGGATTACGGCGCTGTGCCTGATGATGAAGGTGATGACACTGCCGCCTTCAAGGCCGCGCTGGCTGCGGCACAAGCAGCCGGAGGCGGTGTCTGGTTCCCGGCAGGCAGCTTCGATGTCGGCGACGGTCTGCTTGACCTGTATAATGCAGACATCCGCGGAGCAGGGATATGGTACACGAGGCTGAACGGGGCCAAGTTCTACGGCCACGGAGGCAAAATCAGAGTACTTGATCTGCTGATCGAGGGCGGTATTAATGTGCGTGATGATGAGGCGGTTACGAACGCTTTTCACGGGGCGTTCGGACAGGGCTCGCTCATCCAGAATGTCTGGATCGAGCATACCAAAGCCGGGCTGTGGCTGACCCAGCCGGGAGGCGGGAAGGCGCGGACAGACGGCCTGCACATGGTCGGCCTGCGTATCCGCAATCTGATGGCGGACGGCATTAACTTTGCCGTGGGCACAGGCAACAGCATGATGGAGCAGAGCGATATCCGCTATCCGGGGGATGACGGGATCGCGATGTGGTCTTTTACCGATGACAAGCTGAGTGACGTTAACGGCAGTGAGCGGACGCCAAGCTTCAATAATACAGCCCGCTTCAATACCGTTGCGCTGCCTTGGCTGGCCGATAATATCGTCGTCTTTGGCGGACGGGACAACAAAATTCAGGATAATATCGTTAAAGACACCGTAACGAACGGTGCGGGTATTGCGGTATCGACCCGTTTCTCGGCTGAACCGTTCCGGGGGACTACGGTGGTAGAACGCAATACACTGCTTCGCACAGGCAGCTATGATTCCGGCTATGGAGTCAATCTGGGAGCCATCTGGCTGTACGCAGGCGAAAGCGATCTGAATGCCGATGTGCAGATCCGCGGCAATACGATACTGGACAGTACTTTCTCCGGACTGGTTGCACACGGCAATATGAAGCTGGACGGTGTTGTGCTCACGGACAACGTGATTGACGGGGCAGGCACAAGCGGTGTGGAAGTGACGCCTGAGCTGACCGGCAGCCTGCTCATCGACAACCTGATTATCCGCGGGGAGCGGATGAACCTGCTGGCAAATCCTGCAGCCGGGTTCACTGTCCGCGAGAAGAACCAGGGCATCGCAACTGCCGTTAAGCCGTTCACAGTGAAGCTGGCTGACGGGCAGAAGGGGCCTTTTATCCTGAAGCAGGGCACGGCTGCTGAGTTGCAGGTGCTGGATCAGGCTGGCGCGGATCTTACCGCACAGGCTGAATGGAGCTTTGCGGAAGCAGATGTTGCCGGCATTAAGGACGGCAGGCTGCAGGCTGTTGCAGCAGGGAATACCCTGCTGAGCGTGAGCGTGAACGGCAGCTCACGGGTGTATGACCTGGCTGTGCTGAAGCCGGACGATACGGAGTCCGGCAGCCCCGGCGGCACCGGAGGCTCCGGCGGCAGCGCAGGAACTGGCGCTGCTGCGGCGGACGGTGACGCCCGCCTGAGCGCTGCTGCTGCCGCAGGCCAGCGCGAGATCACGGTCGCTGCCGGTGCCGGCGGCACGGCGCGCTTCAGCGCAGCCGCCCTGCGGAGCGCGGCTGCGGCAGTGCCCGGCGCCGTGCTCGTGGTCACGAGCGGCGGCGCGGCCTACCGTTTTCCGCTGCACCGCGCGGAAAGCGTGCTTGAGGCGGCCGGCCTTGCAGACGGCACGCTGGAATTTGCGCTGGCTCCGCTAAGCGGCGCAGCGCTTGAGAAGCTGCTTGCCGACGCAGGCAAGCAGGACCTTGCGGTGAAGGGTGTGCCGGCAGGCTTCACCCTGAGCGTACTCGGCGGCAGCGGCGCAGCCGCCGTGCCGGTCAGCGGCTTCGGCGCTGCTTACGCAGAGCGGACGCTGACCGTAGACGAGGCGGTCAGTGCAGGCCGCGCGGCAGCGCTGCTGTACGACGCACAGAGCGGTACCTTCCGGTATGTGCCGGCCCTGTTTGAGGCAGCCGGCGGCGTAACGAAGGTTACCGTGAAGAGCAGCGTAGCCGGAGGCGTTATAGCCGTTGCGCTGCACCCGGTCAGCTTCAGTGATCTCTCCGGCCACTGGGCCAAGACCGAGATTGAGCTGCTGGCCGGCAAGCTCATCTTGAACGGCCGCGGCGCCGGCAGCTTTGCGCCGCAGCAGACCGTCAGCCGGGCCGAATTCGCGGCCATGCTGGTGCGCTCGCTCGGCCTGCTGCCGGAGGCTGCGGCTGACGCCGCCGCTTTCAGCGACGTGCCGGCCGGCGCATGGTTCGCAGCCGATGCGTCGGCGGCTGCCCGTCTGGGCCTGGTGCAGGGCTACGCGGACGGTACCTTCCGTCCGGAGGCTCCGGTCACCAGGGAGCAGCTGGCGGTGATGGCCGCCAGAGCACTGAAGCTGGTGCAATCCGCTTCAGCTCTGCCTGAAGCCGTACCTGCCGTAGGCGCTGGCGGAATGCCAGCCGCCACCGCCGCCGGAAGTGTTATCACCACCGCCGCCGGAAGTGTTATCGCCACTTCCGCCGCAAATGCTGCTGTGACTGGTGCACCTGTAGCCGTGACTGATATTGCTGCAACCAGCGCAGATCTGGTTGCAGCAAGCCAAATCCTTGACGCTTATGCTGCCGCGATCGGCGAAGGGGCACCAGCCCCCGACGGCAGCTTCACCGACGCTGCCGACATCGCTTCCTGGGCACAGGAAGCGGTGAACACCCTGACCGCCGGCGGGATCATGCAGGGACGGCCTTCCGGCAGCTTCGCGCCGCAGGCCGCCGCCAGCCGAGCTGAAGCGGCGGTCATACTGGCCAGGCTGCTGCGGGCCGGCAGATTACTGAACGATTAATCCTGTTCCTTTTGCCTTCATGCAGCACTAAATAAGCCGCCGTCTCAGGAATTCCCTTCCCTTGGCGGCGGCCTTTTTAATGCTGCTCCAACTCCTGTTTAAACTCCACTAATTAAATCCGCCCACATCATCTCAAAACGCTAAGTGGAAAAAAGTCACCTATTTCTCCGGAAACGATGGCGGGAAGGAGTTTAGTTGGAAAAAGGTAACCTAAACTTACTGTTTTCGCGGCTACGGGTGGTTTGAGCCAGGATTAACTGTCGATTTTACAACTAATCATTAAAAATCAGCTGAAATTGCAAAATTAGGTGACCAAAATCGAACTAAAAGTAAATAAAATCCGCCTACACCATTCCATTGACGCTAAGTGGAAAAAAGTCACCTATTTCTCCGGAAACGATGGCAGGAAGGAGATTAGTTGGAAAAAGGTAACCTAAACTTACTGTTTTCGCGGCTACGGGTGGTTTCGGCCAGGATTAACTGTCGATTTTACAACTAATCATTAAAAATCAGCTGAAACTGCAAAATTAGGTTACCTAAATCAACCTAAATCGAACTAAAGAGCCCGGTTCATAATGAGCTCAGCCAGCGAAGGAATGAAAGCCCACACAGACTCCCTCTACTTAAGCTGCCCCATCCCCAGGTTCACCCGGTAATTGCCGAACTCCAGCAGCTCATCCAAAAAAGCGTTCAGCTCCTCCTGCCCCCTCAGCCGCACGCGCATCCAGTAGCAGCCTTCGCCGCTGACGCGGTGCAGCTCAATTACACTAGAATGAGCTTTTGCAAACTGCTGGAAAGGGGGATGGGCCGCGTTTGAGCTCAAAAATACAGTGACAAAAGCAAGGAGGCTTTCTCCGATTTTGGCCGGATTCCAGCGTACCGTATACCCTTCGATAATCTCCAGCTCCCGCATTCTGCGGATGCGCGCGCCTACGGCCTGTCCGGTCATATGCACCAGTGCTCCGATGTCCTTGTGGCTGAGCGTGGAGTCCTCAATAAGATACTGCAGGATGCGGTAATCGGTATCGTCAATCAGGTTGGAAGTCATATCGGGTTAATCCTTTCCGGATGAAAATAGAAACGGCTGATCTGTTTCACCCCGCAATGTATTGCAGAGCAGAGACCTTCTATAATGAATTGTAGCAGATAGACAGACTGAAGAAAGAGGTGTTCCTGCATGAAAATTCAACTGATCCGCAATGCCGCACTATGGCTGGAGTATGGCGGGCTTTCCTTCCTGATCGATCCTATGCTGAGCGAAAAGGGGGCCAATCCGCCAATCGTCAATACGGCCAATGACCGCAGAAACCCGCTGGTTCCGCTGCCCGGGCCCGCTGAGCAATGGCTGAAGCCGGATGTGGTGCTTGTTACACACCTGCATCAGGATCACTGGGATGCGGCTGCTGTCTCGCTTTTGGCGCATAATCTGCCTGTACTATGCCAGGAGGGAGATCAGGAAAAGATCGGCGGGCAAGGCTTCCTTAATGTTACTGCTGTGCCTGATGACAAGCCTCTGCATTTTCAAAATGTCACTTTGACGCGTGCAGGCGGACAGCACGGAACCGGGGAGACCGGGGAGCTGATGGGCAAGGTGTCCGGTTTTATTTTTAAGGCGGAGGGTGAGCCTGTACTGTATCTTGCCGGAGATACGATCTGGTGCGGGGAAGTTAAAGAAGCGTTGGATGAGCATCTTCCTGAAGTGGTAGTTGTTAATGCCGGGGGTGCACAGTTTGTAACTGGCGGGCTGATTACGATGGGTGAGCAGGATGTGGTCGATGTATGCCGCTATGCGCCGGACGCTGCGGTTATTGCGGTGCATATGGAGGCGATCAACCATTGTCTTGTAACCCGGGAGATGCTTAGAGACCGTTTGGCTGAAGAAGGACTGCTGGAGCGTGTGAGAATTCCTATAGACGGGGAATATTGCAATCCGCTTAAATAACGGACATCCAGCTTCCAAATGTAACCGTTACAAAAAAATCTCTGCCTGTGCTTGACGGGAACCCGAAATCATGATAAATTATTTCTTGTTCATGTAATGTTCCCTGATAGCTCAGTTGGTAGAGCACTCGACTGTTAATCGAGTTGTCACAGGTTCGAGTCCTGTTCGGGGAGCCATTCTTGGAGAGATACCCAAGTGGCTATAAGGGGACCCTCTGCTAAGGGGTTAGACTGCGTAAGCGGTGCGAGGGTTCGAATCCCTCTCTCTCCGTCGTAATAACAGAAATGAAGCTCCCGGTTTCCGGGGGCTTTTTTTGTGTTTTCGATAAGGTTCATGTAGGGGCGGGAGCTAAGCCGCCAGAGGTTTGGCATACTTCAGTCCGCATACGTCATTTCGTTATGCATTTTTCGTTAGCAGATTGATTAATAACTTCCCTGCGTATCCATCAATAACTTTAGCATTCTGTTCAGCAATTTCATAAGCCGTTTAACGGCTCCTTCTGCTCAATAATTCCCCTATTCAGGCCAACGAATAAGCATACAGGATTGACTTGTTAATTTTTTGTGTCTAATGTCAGCTTTTCTTACCGAAAACTACATAAAACTATATAAAGATACAGAATACTAATAATGCAAACCGTTATTCCTTTAACCAGTTGAAGAACTGCTGCTGTGAAGAGACAAATGTTATATTATTTGCGTGAAAATAAAGTATTGTATTAGAAAAGAAGACAAAAATTCAAATGATTATCCTCGTAAATGCTCCGTTTTTCTCCGTTTTGCTCCTGTTTATCAATAAACACCGGAATATATAACTCATAATTTACAAACATTGTAATGTAACATAACACCAAAATTCGAAAATTATATTAATTACTTGCATTTTTTAGTGACGACACCTAAACCATGTGTTAATATAAATGACATCTTAGAAAGAAAAACAGATTGGGAGACAGAGAAAGGGGATTTTTGATTACTATGGGGAAAAGGGGATGGCGATGGAGTACTTCATTCAGCAACTAATTAACGGAATTTCCGTAGGCAGCATTTACGCTCTGATCGCCCTTGGCTACACAATGGTTTACGGGATTATCAAGCTGATCAACTTTGCCCACGGTGATGTGTTTATGGTCGGATCGTTCATCGGCCTGTACAGTGCCAAGTTTCTGGCGAATGCCGGGCTGCCACCGGTGCTGGTGCTGCTGCTGTCGCTGATTATTTCAATGACGATGAGCTCGCTGCTTGGTATTACCATTGAACGGCTGGCCTACAAGCCGCTGCGCAAATCCACGAGAATTGCCGCGCTGATCACCGCAATCGGTGTATCCTTCCTGCTGGAATATGTCGGTGTGCTGATCCTCGGGCCTCAGGCCAAAGGATTCCCTGATATTATGGAGAAGAAGCAGTACCAGCTATTCGGAACCTCCATTCAGGTCGATTCCAATCAGGTGATGATCCTGATTACTACTATTGTTCTGATGATTATTCTGCAATATATCGTGCGTTACACAAAGACCGGTAAGGCGATGCGGGCTGTATCGTTTGATATGGAGGCGGCACGGCTGATGGGGATCAACGTAGACCGCACTATATCAGCAACCTTCGCTATCGGCTCGGCGCTTGCTGCAGCGGCCGGTGTAATCTTCGGCATGACCTATAATTCCGTCGATCCGCTCATGGGCGTAATGCCGGGACTCAAGGCTTTTGTAGCAGCAGTACTTGGAGGAATCGGGAGCATTCCTGGCGCGCTTGTCGGCGGATTGCTGCTGGGAACCGTTGAGACGGAGATCTCATCGCTTGGCTATTCATCCTGGCGTGACGGTGTTGCTTTTGCTGTGCTGATTCTGATCCTGATCTTTAAACCATCCGGGCTGTTTGGCAAGAATGTCCGGGAGAAAGTGTAGGTGGGGAACGGCATGAAGAAGCTGAATACAAAATTCTGGCTGGGCACAATCATTGCCCTGGCGTTCTATGGTATCGTTCAAGTTCTTCTAACAACGGGAATATTTAATGATGTAACCCGGTCTATGCTGCTTCTGGTAGGCGTCAATGTCATGCTGGCGGTATCGCTTAACCTGATTAACGGAATTACCGGGCAGTTCTCGATCGGGCATGCCGGATTTATGTCCGTAGGCGCGTATACCTCGGCCATCTTGACGCTCGATTACAATGTGCCGTTTGTTTTGGCGATAATTATCGGCGGGATCGTTGCTGCCATCTTTGGTGTATTGATAGGGATGCCGACACTCCGTCTTAACGGCGACTATCTGGCTATTGCCACGCTGGGCTTCGGGGAGATTATCCGGATTATTCTGCTGAATACGGAGTATGTAGGCGGTGCCTCCGGCCTTAGCGGGATTCCGGCAAAATCCACCTGGACCATTATCTTCTTCTTTACCTTATTCACGGTTGTGCTTATCAACAACTTTATCCGCTCCACCCACGGCCGTGCCTGTCTGGCCATCCGTGAGAATGAAATTGCCGCAGAAGCAATGGGGATCAATACTACCCTGTACAAGGTTATCGCCTTTACCATTGGAGCACTATTTGCAGGTATGGCAGGCGGGCTTTCCGCGCATACGTTCTATGTTATTACGCCCGGCAGCTTCAACTTCCTGAAATCCTTCGAGATCCTGGTAATGGTCGTTCTTGGCGGTCTGGGCAGCACAGCAGGCTCCATTGTGGGAGCGGTATTCGTTACTCTGCTGTACACCTATCTGCGTGAATTCCCGGAATGGCGGATGATTATCTATTCCATCGTGCTGATTATGATGATGATTTTCCGTCCGAGCGGCTTGCTCGGCAAAACCAGAATCAATTTCGGCAAGCTCGGAAAAAAGGAGGCCAAAGCCAATGGCAGCATCGACAGCAGTACTCCTTGACGTTAAAGGGGCCAGCCGTTCCTTTGGAGGCCTTAAGGCGCTTAGTGAAGTTTCCCTTCATATTAACAAGGGGGAGCTGATCGGTCTGATCGGACCGAACGGCGCCGGCAAAACAACCCTATTCAATCTGTTAACCGGGGTGTATCCGCCCTCTACCGGCAAAATCATGCTTAATAATGAGTCGGTGGGCGGCATGAAGCCTTTTAAAATTAACCATAAGGGTGCGG
Proteins encoded:
- a CDS encoding S-layer homology domain-containing protein; translation: MKRFRSLVAGLLVLLLMLPELSVFGAGGSPAEAAGVGGTGAGQIPTGTVLIRNKWKSNYLYETSEGVVSYGMTNPADTSAHWKVETSEGVSRIKNVKTGHYITLAGNAGKEDSLKAAASAGEGSASEQWLIDLSNRSGYMVIRSATVPEGRLVIHQENQLGYAQVSSDINVTFESPQWAFIDLGAAPAVRLESRMRPGQVMYEAEGKVLYGRAALGNEAAQWFLEPGEAAGTITIRNRATGHYIKQNTEHWSGVAAEAIDPADKGLSEWFQEAALGDDGAGYITLRNHGLTDGGKELWLNPQYGDDNNVRSNNWPGWAGNHSAQWMIVPVTELQPVRIAAYTDAQTAADYLYEASGGALAHGAVAPEAANENSYLWYVEDYDGHKRLRNASSGHYLSYTGDTVKALALSGSQPSDRWIFNESDDYDDYQTVENVQSPGVYLAMLAGGGAGAGTDAGTLAAQWQLLDPGTPTDNTEHYYRIQNGWQSFYWYESKEGLLKYGNMQEDGSDQWLVEKYNGRKLFKNRKTGHYINIAQMPDGHIQVSPLADKVHVDQAYIWTGKNTGDSTYVISNVIDKEPGKRPEKYISLQNLTKYAEYGVINPDWGSPKWRFVPVTEKKQELFRFRLNSVNGEEQYLQDGPVPAAQENGRKLAEGGVSVTEEVYGQHSGLEVQIADSCEKSAPAAGIGNESVGWTTQLEPAEEQAGLHSGAAVTPAAVTDMTVGQATYGTLDPEDDSFVWQLQEIPGTNGAVKIKNRGTGRYLSLQNFGEAIEQESPDLAVPTEQTVYDVWASIRWVVDMQLSGVSTIKSAWAGHYLYGAAGADGEPVIRISKAADASAMDSSQFTAEAVTEAPPAVPAYPLRFKNAQTGDYLYENEHGVVLYGQPAADNGYSHWTISGGTDGQLIVNRATGHYLTLTGDYSFLEGGAEPDTHGASVWKVSLAADYRNYLIRSLYGEYDDELINLSHKTGYAERGLLLDSEASAHWALEAAPAEFNRPAGEARNSDTSTPAQNDTNIVIIAPQSPAGKVLAERDGQPVYADSKDLTAKAEWLVQDVNGRKRIKNVQTGHYLSLDEKGAPELTSGGGEASQWVVEEKLGLMQISSADRSAVFAVDGNKQWGFVPVPKNIVYPGKDAFHGTGLLRFAVNAEQAGEYSAVLHYKNAASAGAALDVTVNGLPQGTAALTSGSGNWHEIPVKLALRAGMNTVTISSGDGDWSKVTVDSLTVKDSVAKAYRGATVPYISYEAEDAATNGELIGPSRKYRSVASEASGRQAVVLKDTGDYVEFALAEAANSIVLRYSIPDSPDGAGAEETLTLVVNGKRQQLSLTSKYAWEYGSYPWSNDPRQGSGHRFFDEIHALIGDAPAGAVIRLEKSAQDQAASYVIDLAELEQVAPALEMPAGYLPVTDYGAVPDDEGDDTAAFKAALAAAQAAGGGVWFPAGSFDVGDGLLDLYNADIRGAGIWYTRLNGAKFYGHGGKIRVLDLLIEGGINVRDDEAVTNAFHGAFGQGSLIQNVWIEHTKAGLWLTQPGGGKARTDGLHMVGLRIRNLMADGINFAVGTGNSMMEQSDIRYPGDDGIAMWSFTDDKLSDVNGSERTPSFNNTARFNTVALPWLADNIVVFGGRDNKIQDNIVKDTVTNGAGIAVSTRFSAEPFRGTTVVERNTLLRTGSYDSGYGVNLGAIWLYAGESDLNADVQIRGNTILDSTFSGLVAHGNMKLDGVVLTDNVIDGAGTSGVEVTPELTGSLLIDNLIIRGERMNLLANPAAGFTVREKNQGIATAVKPFTVKLADGQKGPFILKQGTAAELQVLDQAGADLTAQAEWSFAEADVAGIKDGRLQAVAAGNTLLSVSVNGSSRVYDLAVLKPDDTESGSPGGTGGSGGSAGTGAAAADGDARLSAAAAAGQREITVAAGAGGTARFSAAALRSAAAAVPGAVLVVTSGGAAYRFPLHRAESVLEAAGLADGTLEFALAPLSGAALEKLLADAGKQDLAVKGVPAGFTLSVLGGSGAAAVPVSGFGAAYAERTLTVDEAVSAGRAAALLYDAQSGTFRYVPALFEAAGGVTKVTVKSSVAGGVIAVALHPVSFSDLSGHWAKTEIELLAGKLILNGRGAGSFAPQQTVSRAEFAAMLVRSLGLLPEAAADAAAFSDVPAGAWFAADASAAARLGLVQGYADGTFRPEAPVTREQLAVMAARALKLVQSASALPEAVPAVGAGGMPAATAAGSVITTAAGSVIATSAANAAVTGAPVAVTDIAATSADLVAASQILDAYAAAIGEGAPAPDGSFTDAADIASWAQEAVNTLTAGGIMQGRPSGSFAPQAAASRAEAAVILARLLRAGRLLND
- a CDS encoding Lrp/AsnC family transcriptional regulator — translated: MTSNLIDDTDYRILQYLIEDSTLSHKDIGALVHMTGQAVGARIRRMRELEIIEGYTVRWNPAKIGESLLAFVTVFLSSNAAHPPFQQFAKAHSSVIELHRVSGEGCYWMRVRLRGQEELNAFLDELLEFGNYRVNLGMGQLK
- a CDS encoding MBL fold metallo-hydrolase, whose amino-acid sequence is MKIQLIRNAALWLEYGGLSFLIDPMLSEKGANPPIVNTANDRRNPLVPLPGPAEQWLKPDVVLVTHLHQDHWDAAAVSLLAHNLPVLCQEGDQEKIGGQGFLNVTAVPDDKPLHFQNVTLTRAGGQHGTGETGELMGKVSGFIFKAEGEPVLYLAGDTIWCGEVKEALDEHLPEVVVVNAGGAQFVTGGLITMGEQDVVDVCRYAPDAAVIAVHMEAINHCLVTREMLRDRLAEEGLLERVRIPIDGEYCNPLK
- a CDS encoding branched-chain amino acid ABC transporter permease, with product MVYGIIKLINFAHGDVFMVGSFIGLYSAKFLANAGLPPVLVLLLSLIISMTMSSLLGITIERLAYKPLRKSTRIAALITAIGVSFLLEYVGVLILGPQAKGFPDIMEKKQYQLFGTSIQVDSNQVMILITTIVLMIILQYIVRYTKTGKAMRAVSFDMEAARLMGINVDRTISATFAIGSALAAAAGVIFGMTYNSVDPLMGVMPGLKAFVAAVLGGIGSIPGALVGGLLLGTVETEISSLGYSSWRDGVAFAVLILILIFKPSGLFGKNVREKV
- a CDS encoding branched-chain amino acid ABC transporter permease, which produces MKKLNTKFWLGTIIALAFYGIVQVLLTTGIFNDVTRSMLLLVGVNVMLAVSLNLINGITGQFSIGHAGFMSVGAYTSAILTLDYNVPFVLAIIIGGIVAAIFGVLIGMPTLRLNGDYLAIATLGFGEIIRIILLNTEYVGGASGLSGIPAKSTWTIIFFFTLFTVVLINNFIRSTHGRACLAIRENEIAAEAMGINTTLYKVIAFTIGALFAGMAGGLSAHTFYVITPGSFNFLKSFEILVMVVLGGLGSTAGSIVGAVFVTLLYTYLREFPEWRMIIYSIVLIMMMIFRPSGLLGKTRINFGKLGKKEAKANGSIDSSTP